In Blastopirellula sp. J2-11, a single genomic region encodes these proteins:
- a CDS encoding 4'-phosphopantetheinyl transferase family protein: MITSPTWIVRYVADTRRLPIDAQDAWLSAAEEAELAFFAHEDRRRQWLRARWIAKRLIALSSDSTDLRRVEILSRSTSGLGVAPQVFVDGKPTQYRISLSHTGSAVLVGMTTDATSIGVDLAWDVPQDRHFSSAWFSEREQAWLAERPGSASLLWGLKEAIFKSQGDSQTWNPRGVEIESYGEHEVRCSLFGRRLAPLSTWIRTSSRGTATAVWQAKTQDAPVTVRQEFSSCL, from the coding sequence ATGATTACCTCGCCGACTTGGATCGTTCGATATGTCGCAGATACGCGTCGATTGCCAATCGACGCGCAAGACGCTTGGCTAAGCGCCGCAGAGGAAGCCGAACTGGCTTTTTTTGCGCACGAAGATCGCCGTCGACAATGGTTGCGAGCGCGCTGGATCGCCAAGCGTTTGATTGCTCTGTCGAGTGATTCCACCGATTTACGGCGGGTTGAAATTTTGTCCCGCTCGACCAGCGGCTTGGGGGTAGCGCCGCAAGTTTTTGTGGATGGAAAACCGACCCAATACCGCATTTCGTTGTCTCATACCGGCAGCGCCGTGTTGGTAGGGATGACGACCGATGCGACGTCGATCGGCGTTGATTTGGCTTGGGACGTTCCGCAAGACAGGCATTTTTCGAGCGCTTGGTTTAGCGAGCGTGAACAAGCCTGGCTTGCCGAACGCCCGGGGTCGGCTTCCCTGCTATGGGGATTGAAGGAAGCGATTTTCAAATCACAGGGAGACAGCCAGACCTGGAACCCGCGAGGCGTAGAAATCGAATCGTATGGCGAGCATGAGGTTCGCTGTTCTTTGTTTGGACGCCGACTAGCGCCCCTTTCGACGTGGATTCGCACGTCTAGCCGGGGAACTGCGACGGCAGTCTGGCAAGCGAAAACTCAGGATGCTCCAGTCACCGTCCGGCAGGAGTTTTCCTCATGTTTGTAA
- a CDS encoding aromatic ring-hydroxylating dioxygenase subunit alpha — protein sequence MFVSKEHHPQVLPRESYFDPAIYQKEIDTILLPAWHCVAVMSELPRNGSFVTLDLFQRPIILWRNEDEVSAFLNVCSHRYAKLTCKSCGIAERLHCQYHGWEYDETGNVRKIPDAKTFRPLAQGMLGLKRFRVERCGELVFINLSEDGPSLQEFLGDKFQLYESWFSPEMHTAIVMTRKINANWKCLVENALESYHTTEVHPKTFGEAPDEKDCTHQLNDTWTSLFVDYSEERSFRATLDQIGHWLVGRQRDSSYEHILHYPNVMIARLSLYRWVECVIPVSPDQSLSVVRLMCHIGEKGQLRRLWNRSFISKWANDFLTQVGSEDAGILPHIQAGLAAADQPTGGLISTREERIFHFQNYIERASQTPGSDDANEVLPIRFSGNAT from the coding sequence ATGTTTGTAAGCAAAGAACATCATCCGCAGGTTCTGCCGCGCGAGTCTTATTTTGATCCGGCGATCTACCAAAAGGAGATCGACACGATCTTGTTGCCGGCATGGCATTGCGTTGCAGTGATGAGCGAATTGCCTCGCAACGGATCGTTTGTGACGCTCGACTTGTTTCAACGCCCGATTATTCTGTGGCGTAACGAAGATGAAGTCAGCGCTTTCCTGAACGTATGCTCGCATCGCTATGCGAAACTGACTTGCAAATCGTGTGGGATCGCTGAGCGTTTGCATTGCCAATATCACGGTTGGGAATATGACGAAACAGGCAACGTCCGAAAAATCCCGGACGCGAAAACATTTCGCCCACTCGCGCAAGGAATGCTAGGACTAAAGCGATTTCGCGTCGAACGCTGCGGCGAACTCGTGTTCATCAACTTGTCGGAAGATGGGCCGAGCTTGCAGGAGTTTTTAGGAGACAAGTTTCAACTGTATGAATCCTGGTTTTCGCCGGAGATGCATACGGCGATCGTGATGACGCGCAAGATCAACGCGAATTGGAAGTGCCTGGTCGAAAATGCACTGGAAAGTTATCACACGACTGAGGTTCATCCCAAAACCTTCGGCGAGGCGCCGGACGAGAAAGATTGCACGCATCAGCTGAACGACACCTGGACATCGCTGTTTGTCGATTACAGCGAGGAACGCTCGTTTCGGGCGACGCTCGATCAGATCGGACATTGGCTGGTGGGACGCCAGCGAGATTCATCCTACGAACATATTTTGCATTACCCCAACGTCATGATCGCGCGATTGTCGCTCTATCGTTGGGTCGAATGCGTGATCCCCGTATCGCCGGATCAGTCGTTGTCGGTGGTCCGTTTGATGTGCCATATCGGCGAAAAAGGACAACTGCGGCGATTGTGGAATCGCAGCTTTATCAGCAAATGGGCCAATGATTTTTTGACCCAGGTGGGCTCAGAAGACGCTGGAATCTTACCGCACATTCAAGCCGGATTAGCGGCGGCCGATCAGCCGACCGGCGGTTTGATTTCAACACGTGAAGAACGCATTTTTCATTTTCAGAACTACATCGAGCGTGCGAGCCAAACGCCAGGTTCGGACGATGCGAACGAAGTACTTCCAATTCGATTTTCAGGAAACGCAACATGA
- a CDS encoding SDR family oxidoreductase gives MINLSGRIALVTGSSRGMGRASALRLAEAGCDVIVNYVTSRTAAMETAKEIRAMGRRSFVVKADVSKKDDVESMMEYIGEHIQQLDIIVSNAATGGFRPLMAANEKHFENTYHTNVLAMLFLVQAGLPLLEKSKGRAKVIGISSHGSDMALPWYGLIGSSKAALESLARHLTLEVGDKGVNVNIIKSGLVETDSTKRLPGAGEMFDHRKDKTMMGDRMLSIEDIADAVLFLASPLSDLVQGETLVVDGGAAVHV, from the coding sequence ATGATTAACCTCTCCGGACGTATCGCTTTGGTTACCGGGAGTTCGCGCGGAATGGGGCGCGCTTCCGCATTGCGACTTGCCGAAGCAGGCTGCGACGTCATCGTCAACTATGTCACGTCACGCACCGCCGCTATGGAAACGGCGAAGGAAATTCGCGCGATGGGACGACGGTCGTTTGTCGTCAAAGCGGATGTGAGCAAAAAAGATGATGTCGAATCGATGATGGAGTACATCGGCGAACATATTCAACAACTAGACATTATCGTCAGCAATGCGGCGACCGGCGGATTTCGTCCGTTGATGGCGGCGAACGAAAAACACTTTGAAAACACGTATCACACCAACGTGCTGGCGATGCTGTTCCTCGTGCAGGCCGGTTTGCCGTTGCTCGAAAAAAGCAAGGGCCGCGCGAAAGTGATCGGCATCAGCAGCCATGGCTCAGACATGGCGTTGCCATGGTACGGGCTGATCGGCAGCTCGAAAGCGGCGCTGGAAAGCTTGGCGCGCCATCTCACCTTGGAAGTCGGTGACAAAGGGGTGAACGTCAATATCATCAAATCGGGCCTGGTAGAAACCGATTCGACCAAACGCCTGCCAGGCGCCGGCGAGATGTTCGATCATCGTAAAGACAAAACGATGATGGGCGACCGAATGCTGAGCATCGAAGACATCGCGGATGCGGTCCTGTTTTTGGCCTCACCGTTGTCGGATCTCGTTCAAGGCGAGACGCTCGTCGTCGACGGCGGCGCTGCGGTACACGTGTAG
- a CDS encoding SDR family oxidoreductase has protein sequence MKYHLLTGATGLLGRYLIRDLTLADVPLAVVVRRSRFESAAQRIETAMAYWEAELGRALVRPVVLEGDITQPGLGLSTADQTWVAEYCDTMVHSAASLTFYADDEEGEPWRSNILGTRHMLGLCRDAGIRKLHHVSTAYVCGKRRDVIREEEVDVGQEPSNDYESSKLTAEKEVRAADFLDVLTVHRPSIIVGDAETGFTVSYHGFYTPLRLIHALVTSLPWEVFIQCDLLAALQLDGSERKNLVPVDWVSTAMTEVIARPELHGETYHFTNPNPATVADMLSAVASMVIKLARPDEPSSGNKNISIDEIGDTFREQMGVYQSYWSDDPAFDSTRTEQALPNLPCPAVDDAMMDRLITFALEKNFGWPREASAKIKFPVAENLAPWLASANGLTNGSSDRRYVSLQISGSGGGQWHMIVDHGRLVGVGSGLQNGDSPTCYLNSDTFTRLTRGELSWESALQSGRLVTTGHAASSEQLARCFHDLASLTRSNTTNNCAN, from the coding sequence ATGAAGTATCACTTGTTAACCGGCGCAACAGGATTGCTTGGCCGGTACTTAATTCGAGATCTGACCTTGGCCGACGTGCCGTTGGCGGTTGTCGTGCGCCGATCTCGATTTGAATCGGCGGCGCAACGGATTGAGACCGCGATGGCGTATTGGGAAGCGGAGCTCGGTCGAGCGCTCGTTCGCCCTGTCGTCTTGGAAGGAGATATCACCCAACCCGGTTTGGGACTTTCGACCGCCGACCAAACATGGGTCGCTGAATATTGCGACACGATGGTCCACTCCGCCGCATCGCTGACGTTTTACGCCGATGACGAAGAAGGAGAACCGTGGCGCAGCAATATCTTGGGGACGCGTCATATGCTGGGCTTATGCCGCGACGCCGGGATTCGCAAATTGCATCATGTTTCGACCGCCTATGTCTGCGGAAAGCGTCGTGATGTGATCCGCGAAGAGGAAGTCGACGTTGGACAAGAGCCCAGCAACGACTACGAATCAAGCAAATTAACGGCTGAGAAAGAAGTTCGCGCCGCGGATTTCCTGGATGTGCTTACCGTGCATCGTCCTTCGATTATCGTGGGAGATGCGGAGACTGGGTTTACGGTTTCGTATCACGGGTTTTACACGCCGCTGCGATTGATTCACGCTTTGGTGACCTCATTGCCATGGGAAGTGTTCATTCAATGCGATCTGCTGGCTGCGTTGCAGTTGGATGGATCGGAACGAAAGAACTTAGTTCCTGTGGACTGGGTTTCGACGGCGATGACCGAGGTGATCGCACGTCCCGAACTGCATGGTGAGACGTATCACTTCACGAATCCCAATCCTGCAACCGTGGCCGACATGTTGTCGGCGGTTGCATCGATGGTCATTAAGTTGGCACGTCCGGATGAACCGTCCTCCGGCAATAAAAATATCTCCATTGATGAAATTGGTGATACGTTCCGCGAGCAAATGGGCGTTTACCAATCATACTGGAGCGACGATCCTGCGTTTGATTCGACGCGCACCGAGCAAGCTTTGCCAAATTTGCCTTGCCCTGCCGTGGATGACGCGATGATGGACCGTTTGATCACCTTCGCACTTGAAAAGAATTTCGGTTGGCCGCGCGAAGCGTCGGCCAAAATTAAGTTTCCGGTCGCTGAAAACTTGGCTCCTTGGCTGGCTAGCGCCAACGGGCTCACGAATGGATCCAGCGACCGTCGGTACGTCAGTTTGCAGATTAGCGGCAGCGGCGGCGGACAATGGCACATGATCGTAGATCATGGGCGGTTGGTCGGCGTTGGGTCGGGTTTGCAAAATGGCGACAGTCCCACCTGCTATTTAAACAGCGACACGTTTACGCGATTAACGCGCGGAGAGCTCTCTTGGGAATCGGCATTGCAATCGGGTCGTCTCGTGACGACTGGTCATGCGGCAAGTTCCGAACAGCTCGCTCGTTGTTTTCACGATCTTGCCTCTTTGACCCGCTCCAACACCACTAACAACTGCGCCAATTGA